One genomic window of Enoplosus armatus isolate fEnoArm2 chromosome 19, fEnoArm2.hap1, whole genome shotgun sequence includes the following:
- the LOC139302468 gene encoding photoreceptor outer segment membrane glycoprotein 2-like, protein MAVGKVTFTKAEREKLAEVLWLLNWISVVTGAILFGLGLFLKVEIQKWQEVMSDQGILYVPHILITTGLAACCINFLGGKICLDCADTNKFLRWKLVMMPYVICTFFFTSCLLAGALMCYSIRSQLEESLLLGLRNAMRYYKDTDTPGRCYMKRTLDLLQIQFQCCGNTGYRDWFQVQWISNRYLDMTSSTVVDRLRSNVEGKYLMDGVPFSCCSTFSPRPCIQQQVSNSLAHFNYDQQSQQLNLWRRGCRQALMDHYTGIMQSIGLTVLLIWLFELLVLTGVRYLQTAMENVLRLGDPDSESDGWILENSLAETARSNFNVIKNLGKCYQVDDDPNINFPIAPTEQEVPSLQVQIPVTS, encoded by the exons ATGGCAGTTGGTAAGGTGACCTTCACCAaggcggagagagagaagctagCTGAAGTCCTCTGGCTGCTCAACTGGATCTCTGTGGTGACGGGGGCTATCCTCTTTGGCCTGGGCTTGTTCCTCAAAGTAGAGATTCAGAAAtggcaggaagtgatgtcagaCCAAGGGATCCTCTATGTGCCACATATATTGATCACTACAGGCCTGGCGGCCTGCTGCATCAACTTTCTGGGTGGGAAGATCTGCCTGGACTGTGCCGACACCAACAAGTTCCTGCGCTGGAAGCTGGTGATGATGCCGTATGTCATCTGCaccttcttcttcacctcctgtCTCCTGGCGGGGGCGCTCATGTGCTACAGCATCCGCAGCCAGCTGGAGGAGTCGCTGTTGCTGGGCCTTAGGAACGCCATGCGATACTAcaaggacacagacacacctggGCGCTGCTATATGAAGAGGACTCTGGACTTGCTGCAGATCCAGTTCCAGTGCTGTGGGAACACTGGATACCGGGACTGGTTCCAGGTCCAGTGGATCAGCAACCGCTACCTGGATATGACGAGCAGCACCGTGGTGGA CCGTCTGAGGAGTAACGTGGAGGGAAAGTACCTGATGGACGGCGTTcccttcagctgctgcagcaccttCTCCCCTCGACCCTGcatccagcagcaggtcagcaACAGCTTGGCACATTTCAACTACGATCAGCAGAGCCAGCAGCTAAACTTGTGGAGGAGAGGCTGCCGACAGGCCCTGATGGACCACTACACCGGCATCATGCAGTCCATCGGCCTCACCGTGCTCCTCATCTGGCTATTTGAG CTGCTGGTTCTGACGGGAGTCCGTTACCTGCAGACGGCCATGGAGAACGTTCTCCGCCTGGGTGATCCTGACTCAGAGTCTGATGGTTGGATTCTGGAGAACAGCCTGGCAGAAACAGCCAGGTCCAACTTTAACGTCATCAAGAACCTGGGGAAGTGTTATCAGGTCGACGACGACCCAAACATCAACTTCCCGATTGCCCCTACAGAGCAGGAGGTGCCATCCCTGCAGGTCCAGATCCCTGTGACCAGCTAG